In Lolium rigidum isolate FL_2022 chromosome 7, APGP_CSIRO_Lrig_0.1, whole genome shotgun sequence, the DNA window gacatataatgtgcataaaacatgtagatatcatcaataatgtggcatggaacataagaaattatcgatacgtcggagacgtatcaggcgccatCAGCACTCGTGATCGTGAGCGACGCCGGGGCAGCATCCTttgcagcagccaaggaggggatCACCGAGGTCGGGGAAGAGGGCGGGTCCAGCGTTGTCGGCGGTGTGCGACCCGCGCGGGAGCGGCGCCTGCTCGAGCGTGGGGAAGGTGACCGTGCGCGCCTGTCGTTGCCTNNNNNNNNNNNNNNNNNNNNNNNNNNNNNNNNNNNNNNNNNNNNNNNNNNNNNNNNNNNNNNNNNNNNNNNNNNNNNNNNNNNNNNNNNNNNNNNNNNNNCGCCCGCGTCCACGCCGGACCGGGCCTGCCAGAAGCTCTTCACCGCCAGCCTCCAAGAGGCCAAACCCCATGTGCCGTGGCATGCCCAGTTCAGGCATGGCCACCGGCAAGCTCTCCAAGCCGGGCAGAGCCAGCGGCTGCAGCCCCGTCATCACTTGAGCATCGTCGTGGAGCTCCAGCACCGGCGCGTCGTCCGGCGTCACCGCGCCTGACCGATGGACCTCCAACACCGTCTCCACGAGCGGCACCTCCTCCAGGACCGGCGCTTCCTCCATGGCCCTGGTGTCGTTACCCGGTGCCGACAGTAGAAGTGCCGGCGCAGGCGCGCCAACGCTACGACGCTGCTCGCGGTCCTGCCTTGACCTGCCGTCGTCGCGAGCCCTGGAGCCAGCAGCCCTAGAGAGACTGCGGGCAACCTTGTGCCTCCAGCCATGGGCGCGGTCACGGCGCCGGCCATCGcggtcatcgtcgtcatcatctcTGCGCCCCCCGCCATGGTGATCACCGCCCTCCAACATGCGCTCAGCAGGGTCACGCATGAGGCGCTCCCCATCCACCGTGCCCCACCTCCATTCGAACTTGCCGGGCATCGGAGTGTCGTCGTGGCGCATGTCTTCCAGGATGTCAAGGTGAATGATGCACCGGCGTTGCAGCCCACGCCGTCCTCGCTGAGCAGCTCCACTCGGCCCCGGCAGCGTGACCCAGCGCACGCGAGGGATTAGGCCTGGGTCCTGGACCCAGACCCAAACGCAGAGAGTCTTGGTGTAGTCCTTCCTCTTGCAGGCCTCCTCAATGTAGTCCAGGGAGCAAGCCCGGCCAACCAGCTGCTGCGCCACCGATTCCTGCCAAGCATAGAGAGGCACGTTCTCGATGCAGAGACGAACATGCTGCTCCATGGTTACCTGATCGGCATTGTCCTCGAGGCGCCACGGGCGGACGTGGACTTTGAGGTCGTTGAAGAAGAACTCGTGGCGGTTGACGACGGCGGCGCAGTTGTGCGGGAAGACGAAGCGGAGCAGGAAAGGCTCGGGGAAGTGCTCCGTGACCTGGACGGCCTCCTTCAAGACGCCCAGGGAGCAGATGGCGCGCAGCATGGTGTCCTTGGCGTCCCTGGCCGGCGGCCGCTCAAACCGCGCGTAGGCCGCACAGGTgagcatggccgccgcctcctcgttcATCTCAGCGGAGGTGTGGATGACGACGTAGTCCTCGGCCGGGCGGGCGATGTTGCTGAGGCGAGGCATGGCTGCAGGGCGCGGCCGGTTGACCGCCGCGGGCGCCGCGGGCGCCGGAGCGGGAGCAAGGTGATGGAGGCCCCCGGCAGCTCCGACAGCAACAGGCCGAGCGGCGGGTCGACGATGGGCAGCCGGCGCAGGACAGGCGGTGGACGGACTTGGCTCAGGCTCTCGAGCGTGCTTGCAGTTGCGGGCGCGGTGTCCTGACCTGAAGCAGTGCCGGCATTTAACCGGGTCTCGGCACTCGCTGGCACGGTGACCCCTTCTCCCTTTGAACAGGCAATGAAAGCACCTGCCTTTGAGCCAGGCGGGTGGCGGAGGTCGCTGGCCCTCAGTGAATGCTTCTCTGGGAGGAGGCAAAGCCGTCCGGCGCGGCGGATTTGACCCCGACGTCCCCTCCCGACCATGCCGGACTTGGCAAACCTCGAGCTCCGCGCGGTGGAGTAATGGCGTAGGTGGCGATGTAGAGCTTGCGTGAGCGACCTGCGGGGCATTGATGGCCCGATGCAGGCCCGGCCAACCTCCCGCCGCATTGAATCGCGCCTGGGCGCCGGCAGGGAGCAGTAACTCCGGTGGCGTCTCTGGGACTTCCTCCACCTGTGCAAGATCCAGATCTGACGAAAACGTGCCCGGGTGGGGAAGGACTACCTGAGGGACGAAACCTGCCGGGAGatgcggcggaggtggcggtagCCGGCCGCCGGGGACGCCGGAGACGGGGCCAGCGGGCGCAGAGggcgcggaggcggtggccggtgcGGGTCGCCCACCGGTCGCAGGAGCGGGCCGGTTCCAGTCCTCCATGCTATAGTGTACAGTTCTCACGAGTGATACATGAGGGTTTTTAATCAAACAATTACTAGCACATCGCTGCTAGCATTTCTAGATAGCCTCGTCGTGGTGTTTTCAAAGCAAGATACTACCCAAATGGTGATCTCATTGACACCTTTTTTACAAGGACCCCCCCTCCCCGTCCACATGGTCACCGATCTGTGTAGGATATGGATAAGCGTACGAGTTTGGAGCGACAGTTGGGTCCCACGTCAGCCTTACTTTAAAGTGTTAACTCCGCATCGTAATCGTCGCATACGACGTGTTTCTGAACTGATAGATGAGGCTGGGCGATGGAAAACTGATATGGTTCGATCAATTTTTCTGCCGATAAAGGTTGATGCCATATTGCGGATGAAATTGTCACTACGTTTGGACGAAGATATACTGGCTTGACAACCTCAAAAAAACTGGGAGCTTTACTATACACAGTGTATACAAGCTTGGGCCGAATGATCGTCCAGATCAACGAAATTTTGCTCCCTCTAGCGGATGTTCGGATGGTGATgatccatgttgggaaaaaaaaTCTGGCAGTCTTCGGTACCCCCCAAAGTTAAAATCTTTGCGTAGAAGGTTTCGTTGCATGCATGTCAAGCTCTCCATGCCACAAGAAGGGTAGAGTCAATCAAATCTCTAGAAGTTCTACCATTTATTGAGGGGTCAAAAAAAGTTCTGGGTCATCTCAAAAAAAAGTTCTGGAAGGTTATTGACACCTAGTCCATGAGGTACAAAATGATGGAAGATCTAGTCAAAGGGAATCAACCAATGCTCACCAACAAATGTGTTCATCCACAACAGGAGTTGGTGAAGCCCCTTGAAAAACCGTAGTGCAGAACACCTGTTGGGTGGGGAAAACTTACCATTGATGGTTCTTTCTGCGATGAAGACCAATCTGCCGGGATGGGCACAGTTTTACGTGATTCTAACGGCCATCCGATCTTATCCTCATGTCGTTTCCTCTATGACTGTGTGATCCCACCGGAAGCTGAAGCTCGTGCGTGCACCGAGGGACTTGATCTTGCTTTATCCCATACTCGGCTACCACTAATGGTTGAAACAGATGGTGCTCAGTTGGTTGCCCTGGCAACACCATCTGGTGTGCATCGATCTCCTCTTCTACATCTAGCTTCGGTTATTGTGCGTTTATCCAAAGATTGTAGAATGTGTTCCTTTGTAAAAGTGGAACGAAGTCAGGTTAGGGTTAGTCACCATCTAGCCAATATTGCAAGGTTGGAGCACCGTTTTGAGGAGGCTTGGTTCGGTTTAAGACCTGAAGCTATTCTTCATATGGTTGGGTccgaccattaattgtgtagcccGTCCTGAGTAATGAAGTTCatgttttacccgcaaaaaatgtGAATGATGATAGAAACATATATTCGCTTCGAAGCAAATGCTATTTTCTCTCAAAGTAAATTCAATTTTGTTTTTATCATCATATAATGATGGAAACATATGcaaatgataatcgccatcaccactatggtcagactccacaggtgtagagtactttgcTGCAGATcccacttttcttccctcgccgtctAGTGaatgagtccttgatgcaaagaccgtgccggcctgcccagcatcatGCCGGCCCCTGTTGCCCCGCTTCAGCCgttatcggtttccttattccaacgatcagtctattggttcaccgggcaagaaggcgaagagtgcagggcgcgggagacacggccagaagcgcggcaacaggggccggcacggtctttgcatcaaagactcgttcactggacggtgagggaagaaaagtggtatctgctgcaaagtactctgcacctgtggagtctgacgatagtggtgatggcgattatcattatgcccccggtgagtccaatcatggtccggccatggaaaagagcgcaggagacgcggccacaagggaggcggctgggactgccgtggttgtgcgccggagaggcaggtcggcgttgttgtctcgtcaaggacccgttcacggaacggcggccggggaaaggggggcccttctgcaaagtatactgcggcgtatactgcaactatggtttctgaccatagtatttgtgttgaccaacaatgtatgaggcatttattccattttgtcttgtgcatcggatttgttggtctcactttcttccattttaatcatagtaggaaccggatgaagaccccgttgcaagcgagcctggtgggtagagaggagggagcaaaggaggaaccggatgaagaccactttgtatctcaaaattgtgaaatttgtatgaattaagagttgtatgtaaaacatttgacacttgccactatatatgtatctcgatcgggctgtaagtaatgtgatgatgatgtctacattATATTTGTGgaatgtacatgctatttatattatatctgaatatttatgtatgttgctgtatataacctgtatattgctgtctataaactgcatgtatatagcaggcagcacaaaatggtgtataatacaagcaaattctgtggcgcactgaaaaccaattctgtggcgcacctaagcacacgtgcgccacagaaaccttaattctgtggcgcatgggccggtgcgccacagaaaccttatttttatggcgaagtttctgtggcgcacctcccgtgcgccacagaatccatttttggtgcgccactgatgaggcttttcctactagtgatatgTTCAAAAAAAACCAATTCATACAGGTCTGTCTATGTTAAAAAAAATACAGGTCTGTCGTGACATCTTAATTCATAAACAGCGATTCAGTGATAGCTCTGATTGCTGAACAGGGAATTTTATAGCCAAGAAGTAACAGACGTATATATGGGATGGGAACGCTTCATGCCTTTGCATGAGTCCCTTGCTTGCGAATTGTGATACAGATACAACAGCATGCCACTTTCTCAGTTTTCACAAGATTGTGATCCAAAAAAGGGTGTCTGTATCATGCATTGAGTATATTATATTGGCCCATTGCTGGCCTTATTAATCGATCCCAGTACCGACCATTTCTTAGTTCACCTTGGAGCAGCTAAGCCTGACCTGTCCCTGTGATCCCGTCAACGGGCTGAGGTTGGCCATCTTCACCATGGCGGACGCGAAGGCACTGCTGAACGCGGCCGGGTTGCTGGCGAAGTTGCTGACAATGTTGTCGgcggcgccgctgccgccggcataGAGCACCTGGTCGGAGTGCAGGAGGCCCTTCTGGgacttgaggttggtgtagtagaCGTTGTCGAAGGAGTACGGGGTGGTCGGGTCGAGCGGCGCCAGGTTGTTGTCGCCGGAGCCGGTCGCCCGCGGGCAGTTGGCCTTGAGCGAGGTGGCGAGGCCGGAGTTGATGTTGGTCTCGTTGTAGAGCCTGTCCCTGAAGTTCTGGCACTGCGCCTGCCCGATGGTGTGCGCGCCGGAGAGCGCCACGATGTCGGTGAGGGAGAAGCCCTTGGGGCCGAAGGCGTCGGTGAGGTTGACGATGTCGGAGGATGGAGCGGGCAGGGCGCTGTTGGCCAGGGCCTCGTTTgcagtggtggagtccctcctccCTAGACCGACCGTCCACGTCGGTCCTCCCAACTGCACCAATATAATAAGAAATCCATTCGGGATTAGTGGATCAAGCACACCAGCTAGAGTCACCAAGGGGGGAAATGTAAGGTGATGGTGAGATCTTACGGCAACCACGGAGTCCCGGGCGGCGACGGAGAGgatgtcggcgcaggagacgGTCTGCTTGCAGAGGGTCTCCAGCTTCGCCTTGATGCTGTCGATGACCTCGAAGCCTCGAAGCGATTTGACGTTGGGGAAAGCATTCTGCTCGTTGCCGGACAGCAGAACGGACGCGTCACAACCCTATATGGAAACATGACGTAATAGTTGTTAACCCTGATATATACCCATTTGGGAAGGGAAGTAAAACCGAAAGAGAAACGCACATATATGCGTGAAAAGCTTACTTGAACAAAGCAGTCATGGAAGTGCAGCCGGAGCAGTGACGCCCCCATGCGGTTCTCCTTGTTCACGGCGGCCGTCACGGCGTCCTTGATGGTGGACAGAGCCTTGGGGCACGACGAGTCGTAGAACGTCGTCGACAGCTGcgccgacgcggcggcggcaaggCACAAGAGCAACACAAGTGATAGAGACGAAGAGGCCATGGCTATCTAGCTAGCTGCTGCAAATGCAATTACTGAGAAGCACTGGATTGCGATATCGAGACACTTGTGCTGGATGCAATGCCAATACCCTGCATTCCATGCACAATATATAGCCTCTGGGCTCTGGCAAGCTTGGCCTTTTTTCTTAATACAGTAAGCTTGGCCATTTCTGGCACATGGCAGTTGTGACTTGTGGGCATCTGCCGACGTACTGCCGTTGGCGCGCGTGCGTGCCACGCACAAAATTTGCCATCTTTTGAGGGAGGCCGTTATGCTGCAGCCAATTGGTGGAGTGTATCGTGCATGCTTGGAGGGGAGGCACGCATAGTCAAATCAACAGTTGCAGAATAATACAAACGCCCATTCATCGACGGAAAACTCATGGTTGCTTCAACTTATCAGGCGATTAGCTTGGAGACGCCGGTCAATGAGAAGGTTGTGCAATTTTTTCTGCTATGCACATGGGCGTATATGATTGATCGACGAACGCGAAATTCGGCGGTTTCTGGCTACATATGAGCCTCAAATTGAGCGCGAAACGAAACCATGGTTCTTCGTGCAACTACGTGGCCTCAAATTGAGGAGTACTTTAGTCTATATATGTTATTCCACTATCGGCTGATCATGGGCTGCGATTTTTGATGATGGTTGCAGCAAGTGGTTGCCGTGCAACATCTCCATCTCGTACATGATCATCATTCAGATTTCAATGGGATAAGGCCATAAGGGTTGAGGAACTATATATGAACCCAAGATATATATTTTAAGTCAAAAAGTAAGCATAGAACGATGCACGCGAGCGAAGGAAAATAAATAGTTCTTTCCACTACACTGCACATAGGCGTGGAGCCTAGGTGGATTCAGAAGACAAAAATAACCTAACGGCAGGTCCGGGTATATTGCATGGCAGCCATGCATGCAGGATTGCTCTTGGCTCGAAACTCTGTACATGGACTATTGATACTGTAGCTGATTTCATTGATGGAATGATCACGACATGCATCCGTGACGCAAGTGGAGAACGAACTGGGGAGAGTGCTAGTCTGCAGATTGGGATGTTGCATGTGTATAGCCTTGTTTTGTTGACTTGcttctcttttattttcttgACCTTTGACTGGATGTTCGAGGTTCCCTCCTAGCTACGTACGTGCATCTTATGGGCAAAATTTGTTTGGCCTCCTGCATTCactatatattttgtaatatatatcaCACAGAAAAAAATGACCCCAATATCCCGCACAAAGATGTTGGGATTAACTAGCATACTAGTCTGCACAATTACCAGAGCATCATATTAAATTTTATATTATTTACTATGAAATGACTCTTAAAGTATGATGTAATATACTTCTCCTATTTTGAACATATTTTTGTCAATTACGTAATTATTAGTAACAGAGACCAAATAGAAGGTAATAATAATATAGaagtataataataataataatgcgaACGTATAAATTTGGCCATTAATGGTGAAGAAAACTCACAAATACATGCATTTTCTCATACATATGTTCGTTACATATCCTTTTCAACATACTTATAATGCCGACATGGCGTTGGTCATTCACTCGTTTTGTCTAGACCAAATGATTTATATTTACATCTCTTGAGACAAATATTCACTCAGTTTTTCACAATGAAAACGATCTATTATTCTTTGGCAAAGAATATTAACCATAGTTGGTAGGAGTACACAATTAAGGTATTAATATTAACATTTACTTAAAAATATTAACCTATGCATTGCTACAAACCAAACACTCATGTTTCATGTTGGTCATGCTTTAGCGATATAGAATATGAATAATGCAGCTCCTATTTCACTTATTTTTTCAGATTGAAAACCATCTATTATTCTTTGGCAAAGAATATTAACCATAGTTGGTGGGACTACACAGAAAGTGTTATTGAATGGTCAGATAAAACTTTGGCAAAGAAAAGAATGCACACCTCAGAGACTTGCACTCGTTAAAGTGGCTAATAGATAGTTTTGGTTTGTGACATGAAGATATGATGGTTGTATTCCAACATTTACTGAAAATATTAACCTATTATCTATAATAAATCAGAACCAAGTAATGGTATATATTGCATTTTTTGATTGCTTAGCTATACCCCAACCAGCACATAAATTATTAAATGTGGTAAATAAGAAACTAtgatgttttttttgtttgatttAAAAGTGCAATGTTAATTGGTTGAAGATTATTAAAATAATGTTATAATTTTGAAAATGAAATATCCTTTTGATGGAAATTATTTAAGGCTAGCAAAATATTGGATAATTTGTGGTATTCACATTTTACATGTTGCAATAATGAATGTAAAATTACCATAAGTTGCATAAAAACACAACTACGGTTAGTAGAGCGCTTTTATAAGACGCATTAGTTTAGTCTATGATGCAATATGTTAAATGATTGTGACTTGGGTCACGCCCACTTTTAATCTCGATTCAttgtatttgtattttatgatcaaTCTCTTGATATATGATAAACAATATATGCAGTTGTCCTTTTGGGTACTCCAGATAGTATATTTAATTCGTTGTTGCTTTTGTACATAGTTATATATCTTGTTCATTTCGAGTGCAGCACGATACCTATTGGTTGCCATAAGAAAAATACTGATCAATAAATGATTTTCATTTGCTTCTCTTTATTTAGTAAATTTTATGGTGGTGGGGCATGTAGTATATGAATATTTTCTTCCTTCTAATGGTAATTCGGCTCACTAATAATCTAGACACATTTAAATGGAAACTTACCGATTCAAGGGTTTTTACGGTAAGACATATGTACTCAAACTTAATGAATGGTCATACTAGGTTCTTACATAAATATCGATGGAAACTCAAAATACAGTTGAAGATAAGAATTTTTATGTGGGTCCTAATTAACAAAATATTGTTAACAGAGGATAACCTGGCTGAAGGGAATTGGAATGGGTGTAAGAAGTGCTCCTTTTGTTAATCAATGGAGAATGTAGAAAACTTGTTTCTCCCATGTCCTTTTGCTTGCATTATTTGGCACATAGTTTATTTCTCTTATAATATACCTCCCCCAacaaatattactaatatgtttgataATTGGTTAAATGAGGTGAACAAGAAAGACGCGTGGTGTTTCATCTTTATGTTGATCAATATGGACGTTTTTGACAAACAAAATGCTACAAAAAATTGCAGGTTATTTTTTGAGATGTCCATCAAACACAATTATGCATCTACGTACCTTCTCTAGGTGGATCAGCAGGACCCTCTTTCATTACTGGATGCCGGTTGCTCATGACTTCTTTTTTGAGTCTTCGTATTGGCAGCATATTAGTCGAATTCAAAATGGATAGCTTGTTACTTTTcatttttagatggttgatactTATCTCAACCTTAGTTAATCCATAAATGTAATATTTTGAATATTTCAACTACCGAAGAAAAGCCCGGACAAAACCACACGTGCACATTTACCTTGCAATAAATGGAAAAGATTGCATGCATCACTTGATGCAGAGGCGAGGGATAAGCTTCCATTCCGAAGAAACATAAGAGCATTTGTTTAATCATGCTCTAAAAAATATGATATAATtatattttttatatgaatatCCAAAAATGTGTCGACGTGAGGCAACAATATTTTTCTATAACCCAGATTGTCACATGGATCTAACTGCATAACAAATGATCAACAAATGGTAGAGACAACGAACTTTTGATGTCAAAGAGAGCACATATGTATAATATATGTAGGGATGAAAATCGAGCGGATACGGATGGAACCGAGCGTTCccacttttttctttttttcctgaaGAAGAAACATatttagaaaccctagaaacatataccatcgaaaACAGATAGATCAAACAAAATGCCGACACAGAGCGGAAAGAGGATGATTGCCATAACCAAGGGACCCTTGGATCATGCAGAAAAACTCAAGCAGAAAAAACTTGTTTAATTTCTAAGATTAAATTAAATCAAATATTATGATATATCATAATTACTATAATTATATGATAAGAAGCACATATATCGCAGATGGACCAAGGAAATTGTGGGACGGATCAAAATGTTGAAGCCTCCTTGAATGCAAGAACTAGGGAATATAGGAAGAATCAAACAGTTGAAGCCTGCTCAAATGCACGAAGGGATTACATGGTCGCCAATCACCAGATTCGGAATGCGTCAATTTTTGCACTTCTTTATTCTATAGTAGCCTTGTTAGATTGGGCCAGTAACAATaaccataaaataaaataaaattcgtCGCGCCTGGCACACCAAAAAGGCCATTTAATTTATGTTATCGCGAAACAAGTTTCAATTATAAGAGTTATATGTATTCCTATATTTACTTATATAGCAGCAAAATAGCATGAGGGGAAGGTTGTTATTTTGTAAGACCTGTGAATACAAGAATTAAGATAACTCTTACTATATTATTACAATATGAATTTATCATTAACATGAGGGGTTACTCACAAATGAAAATTGTGTAGCATGGGAGTTTATAGTGGCCGCACCAGGCGTGTTTCCCCAAGAATGCCCTAAAGTTCCTCCACCAAATTGTAATACAGAATCATCCGAGAAATGAATGATTAAGCCAACATGACAGTTAATACTTCAGCTTTCTGGAAGGACAAGAGGAGATGGCATGATCATCGAGATTATTTAGATCTTCTAGCATCATGTGCGCACATAATAGAATAACTGAGCAGcttcagaaaaggaaaaaaaaaaaagagaaaacgacCATTTCTAAGTCGGATCGTCATATAGCACTTCAAGATTCGTGCAAGGGTAAAATAAACGAAAATTGTTGATCCGCAATCAACAGCTGACCAAGAAAAAATATTTCTCTTATAGAGCGTTATGCAGTTGGACATGCAAAGCAAAATCCTAGACTCCTCAATAAGTTGGAAGAAGTGAAGTGGAGTACATTGAAAAAGTAAACAATCATACATTTCAATTTCACGAGATACATGGATAGCTAGATAGCATACACGTCACTCTCATTTTCCACAGTTGATGAGGCTCCAATAGAGAGAAAGAAATCCACAGCTGAGATGACAATCCAGGAGACTAAGAAATTGGAGCACGCAATTATTGTACCAGTTGTTGTATCCCACAACTGGTGACACAGCCTTGGTCGCCGTTTGATCTAACACTCCGAATTTTACGTAGAGCAGCTTAGTTCACCCTGGAGCAGCTGCGCCTGATCTGCCCCTGCGAGCCGGTGAGCGGGCTGATGTTCCCCATCTTCACCATGGCCACAGCGAAGTCCCTGCCGAACCGCGACGGCGTGGACGCGTATGTCCCGACCAGTGTGCGGGTGCGACGGCTACCGGCGCCGTTGAGCAGCACCTGGTCGGAGTGCAGGAGTCCCTTCTGGGACTGAAGGTTCCTGTAGTATGCGTTGTCGAACGAGGTGGGCGTCGTCGTGTCCAGCGCCGCCAGGTTGGCGTCGCCGGAGCCGGTCGGTCGGGGGCAGTTTCCCTTGAGCGACGCGGCGAAGGCTGTGTCGATGTTGGAATCGTTGTAGATCCTGTCCCTGAAGTTCTTGCACTGTGACTGCCCGATCGTGTGCGCACCGGAGAGGGCGACCAAGTCAGTCACGCCGAGCCCCTTGGCGGCGAAGTTGGAGATCAGGTCGGAGACGTTGAAGGATGGCGGCGGCAGGTCGCTGTTGGCGAGAGCCAGG includes these proteins:
- the LOC124669806 gene encoding peroxidase 2-like — its product is MASSSLSLVLLLCLAAAASAQLSTTFYDSSCPKALSTIKDAVTAAVNKENRMGASLLRLHFHDCFVQGCDASVLLSGNEQNAFPNVKSLRGFEVIDSIKAKLETLCKQTVSCADILSVAARDSVVALGGPTWTVGLGRRDSTTANEALANSALPAPSSDIVNLTDAFGPKGFSLTDIVALSGAHTIGQAQCQNFRDRLYNETNINSGLATSLKANCPRATGSGDNNLAPLDPTTPYSFDNVYYTNLKSQKGLLHSDQVLYAGGSGAADNIVSNFASNPAAFSSAFASAMVKMANLSPLTGSQGQVRLSCSKVN
- the LOC124669807 gene encoding peroxidase 70-like — translated: MASSLSALLLLCLAVSASAQLSPKFYARSCPKLLGTIKGVVTAAVRNEARMGASLLRLHFHDCFVQGCDASVLLSDTATFTGEQGAAPNNASIRGMGVIDNIKARVEALCPQTVSCADILAVAARDSVVALGGPSWNVPLGRRDSTTASLALANSDLPPPSFNVSDLISNFAAKGLGVTDLVALSGAHTIGQSQCKNFRDRIYNDSNIDTAFAASLKGNCPRPTGSGDANLAALDTTTPTSFDNAYYRNLQSQKGLLHSDQVLLNGAGSRRTRTLVGTYASTPSRFGRDFAVAMVKMGNISPLTGSQGQIRRSCSRVN